A region from the Pseudomonas promysalinigenes genome encodes:
- the ccoM gene encoding cytochrome c oxidase subunit CcoM: protein MFFDNVVIAGVVTVGLMVVFFAGLGIFIWKDSHKRKSR, encoded by the coding sequence ATGTTCTTCGACAATGTGGTTATCGCGGGCGTGGTAACGGTCGGGTTGATGGTGGTTTTCTTTGCCGGTCTGGGCATTTTCATCTGGAAGGACTCGCACAAGCGCAAGTCGCGCTGA